A genomic region of Leptotrichia hofstadii contains the following coding sequences:
- the rpsF gene encoding 30S ribosomal protein S6: MRNYEIMFILSTQLTDEEKQAGVEFVEKTLTAGGATEVKTEIWGDRKLAYPIKKKENGYYVLTTFQADGTQFTEIEAKLNINESLLKYMIVKND; encoded by the coding sequence ATGAGAAATTACGAAATTATGTTTATTTTGTCTACACAATTGACAGATGAAGAAAAACAAGCTGGAGTTGAATTTGTAGAAAAAACATTGACAGCTGGTGGAGCAACTGAAGTTAAAACAGAAATCTGGGGAGATAGAAAATTAGCTTACCCAATCAAGAAAAAAGAAAACGGATACTATGTTTTAACAACATTCCAAGCTGATGGAACTCAATTTACTGAAATTGAAGCAAAATTAAACATTAACGAATCACTTTTGAAATATATGATTGTTAAAAATGACTAA
- a CDS encoding single-stranded DNA-binding protein: MNVVILMGRMTRDPELKFTSGGKVFANFSLAVQKTKDEVEFIDCTVWEKTAETIAEYFRKGNRILVQGRLSVNSYEQNGEKRRRMNVVVNSFEFVESSKSSGNSEGYQQNKSFSNNNSKPVQNDTFDDDNDDMEDDEEFPF; this comes from the coding sequence ATGAACGTAGTAATACTAATGGGAAGAATGACAAGAGATCCTGAATTAAAATTTACTTCGGGAGGAAAGGTATTTGCAAATTTTTCGTTAGCTGTACAAAAAACAAAAGATGAAGTAGAATTTATTGACTGTACTGTCTGGGAAAAAACAGCTGAAACAATTGCTGAATATTTTAGAAAAGGTAATAGAATTCTTGTACAAGGTCGTTTAAGCGTAAATAGTTACGAACAGAACGGTGAAAAAAGAAGAAGAATGAATGTTGTCGTAAATAGCTTTGAATTTGTTGAAAGTTCGAAAAGTTCTGGGAATAGCGAAGGATACCAGCAAAACAAATCTTTTAGCAATAATAACAGCAAACCAGTACAGAATGACACTTTTGATGATGATAATGATGATATGGAAGACGATGAAGAGTTTCCATTTTAA
- a CDS encoding cell division protein FtsQ/DivIB — MKKSINVLILLFLLAGMMFFGKRFIDTDYFKVQEVLIKGESKLLKQDIVTKLEQMKGKNIVYLNTNEIESLIKKDARVKKVSVKKLFPSKIEVTLEEKQPYVYVKKGDETLLADKDLVIYGDILEDPSRNIPVIEYTNDESLNAIKTILSKIRNKDFYAMISEIRQSEKNYEILLINNVKIITDTQVTDKKYEDAYKLYERIKKERRVTSMDLRFIDIVVKE, encoded by the coding sequence ATGAAAAAGTCGATTAATGTATTGATTTTACTATTTTTATTGGCAGGAATGATGTTTTTTGGTAAAAGATTTATTGACACGGATTACTTTAAAGTTCAGGAAGTTCTCATAAAAGGAGAGTCCAAACTGCTGAAACAGGACATAGTAACAAAGCTTGAACAGATGAAAGGCAAAAATATCGTATATTTGAATACCAATGAGATTGAGAGCCTTATAAAAAAAGATGCAAGAGTAAAAAAAGTATCGGTAAAAAAACTTTTTCCAAGCAAAATTGAAGTTACGCTGGAAGAAAAGCAGCCTTATGTATATGTAAAAAAAGGAGATGAAACTCTTCTTGCAGATAAGGATTTGGTTATTTATGGCGATATTTTGGAAGATCCTTCAAGAAATATTCCTGTAATAGAATATACAAATGATGAAAGTCTAAACGCTATAAAAACCATACTTTCTAAAATAAGAAATAAAGATTTTTATGCTATGATTTCCGAGATAAGGCAATCTGAAAAAAATTATGAGATACTTCTAATTAATAACGTAAAAATAATAACAGATACACAAGTAACAGATAAAAAATATGAAGATGCATATAAATTATACGAAAGAATAAAAAAAGAAAGACGAGTAACTTCTATGGATTTAAGATTCATAGACATTGTTGTGAAAGAATAA
- the rpsR gene encoding 30S ribosomal protein S18, protein MRAKPVTEFKRRKRRPKVKFKVEDINYKNVELLKNFMNDKGKISPARVTGLEAKVQRKIAKAIKRARQIALMPYTKIEK, encoded by the coding sequence ATGAGAGCTAAACCAGTTACAGAATTTAAAAGAAGAAAAAGACGTCCAAAAGTTAAATTTAAAGTAGAAGATATTAATTATAAAAACGTTGAACTGTTAAAAAACTTTATGAACGATAAAGGAAAAATCTCTCCAGCGAGAGTAACAGGATTAGAAGCTAAAGTTCAAAGAAAAATTGCTAAAGCAATTAAAAGAGCTAGACAAATCGCTTTGATGCCTTATACAAAAATTGAAAAATAA
- the ftsZ gene encoding cell division protein FtsZ, with protein MSAFVSSKEKMDNFSNAAKLKVVGVGGAGGNAINDMIESNITTVEFIAINTDQQDLDRSKAATKVLLGRGMGAGADPEKGRIAAKESEEKIKEVLEGTDMLFITAGMGGGTGTGASPIIAEVAKAMGILTVAIVTKPFSFEGPLKKSNAATGIENLKENVDTLIAIPNDRLFEIPGMNISLMNAFKEANGVLKMGIKGISDLITKQGIVNLDFADVKSIMQNSGIAMLGFGEANGDEKAKSATAQALNSPLLEKSIEGAKKILVNITAGPDIGLQEIQEVAQTISKKTGHDKANLLWGYILEPELEGTISVSLVATDFQEEFLVADETSGTIRFAPSEEAKLETENQNEEKNNENAHLNEEENYEEDKEDEIDFVLPPFFEE; from the coding sequence ATGTCAGCATTTGTAAGTAGCAAAGAGAAAATGGATAACTTTAGTAATGCAGCGAAACTGAAAGTAGTAGGAGTAGGTGGAGCCGGTGGAAATGCGATAAATGATATGATTGAAAGTAATATAACAACTGTTGAGTTTATAGCAATAAATACGGATCAGCAGGATTTAGATAGATCGAAGGCGGCAACAAAGGTGCTTTTGGGAAGAGGAATGGGAGCTGGAGCAGATCCTGAAAAAGGGAGGATTGCAGCCAAAGAATCAGAAGAAAAAATAAAAGAAGTGCTAGAAGGAACAGACATGCTGTTTATAACTGCCGGAATGGGTGGAGGAACAGGTACAGGAGCATCTCCAATTATTGCTGAAGTTGCAAAAGCAATGGGAATTTTAACTGTAGCCATTGTAACAAAGCCATTCAGTTTTGAGGGACCGCTGAAGAAAAGCAACGCTGCAACGGGAATTGAGAATTTAAAGGAAAATGTAGATACATTAATAGCAATTCCAAATGACAGGCTGTTTGAAATACCGGGGATGAATATTTCTTTAATGAATGCATTTAAAGAGGCAAATGGCGTTCTTAAAATGGGAATAAAGGGAATTTCTGACTTGATAACAAAACAAGGGATTGTGAATCTGGATTTTGCAGATGTAAAATCAATTATGCAAAACTCAGGCATTGCAATGTTAGGATTTGGAGAGGCAAATGGCGATGAAAAAGCTAAGAGCGCAACTGCTCAGGCATTGAACAGCCCATTGCTGGAAAAATCAATTGAAGGGGCAAAGAAAATACTGGTAAATATTACTGCGGGACCGGATATTGGATTACAGGAAATACAGGAAGTTGCACAGACAATCTCGAAAAAAACGGGACACGACAAGGCAAACTTGCTGTGGGGGTATATTTTAGAGCCTGAACTTGAAGGTACAATAAGCGTGTCATTAGTGGCAACAGATTTTCAGGAAGAATTTTTGGTAGCTGATGAAACTTCAGGAACAATCAGGTTCGCACCATCTGAAGAGGCAAAACTGGAAACAGAAAATCAGAATGAAGAAAAAAACAATGAGAATGCTCATCTGAACGAAGAAGAAAATTACGAAGAAGACAAGGAAGATGAAATTGATTTTGTATTGCCGCCATTCTTTGAAGAATAA